Proteins from one Pagrus major chromosome 1, Pma_NU_1.0 genomic window:
- the LOC141019415 gene encoding glutaryl-CoA dehydrogenase, mitochondrial-like, with product MALRGAVTRLLSNSKKCAAVTVCRAQGTAAAASRDAEETKKPAKAPKVSFNWRDALELEGQLTEEEIMIRDSFRDYCQEKLMPRILMANRNEHFHREIVSEMGELGVLGPTIKGYGCAGTSYVAYGLIAREVERVDSGYRSVMSVQSSLVMHPINAYGTEAQKEKYLPRLASGEIMGCFGLTEPNHGSDPSGMETKAKYNPSSGTFTISGAKTWITNSPVADIAVVWAKCEDGRVRGFILERGMKGFATPKIEGKFSLRASATGMILMDEVEVPQENLLPNVSGLAGPFGCLNNARYGIAWGALGAAEFCFHAARQYTLDRIQFGVPLARNQLMQKKMADMLTEITIGLQSCLSLGRLIDEKKAAPEMISMLKRNSCGKSLDIARQARDMLGGNGIADEYHIIRHVMNLEAVNTYEGTHDIHALILGRAITGLQSFTVGK from the exons ATGGCTCTCAGAGGTGCTGTCACCCGTCTGCTGTCTAACAGCAAAAAAtgtgctgctgtcactgtgtgCAGAGCCCAGggcacagctgctgcagcctccagAG ATGCTGAAGAAACCAAAAAGCCGGCTAAGGCAC CCAAGGTGTCATTCAACTGGCGGGACGCCCTGGAACTGGAGGGTcagctgacagaggaggagatcaTGATCCGGGACTCCTTCCGGGACTACTGCCAGGAGAAACTCATGCCCCGTATCCTCATGGCCAACAGAAATGAAC ATTTCCACCGGGAGATTGTCTCAGAGATGGGAGAGTTAGGCGTCCTGGGCCCAACTATTAAAg GGTACGGCTGTGCAGGCACTAGCTATGTGGCATACGGCTTGATTGccagagaggtagagagagtgGACAGCGGGTATCGGTCAGTCATGAGTGTCCAGTCTTCACTGGTCATGCACCCCATCAATGCTTACGGCACAGAGGCCCAGAAGGAAAAGTACTTGCCCCGCCTGG CCAGTGGAGAAATCATGGGCTGCTTTGGCCTGACAGAGCCCAACCACGGCAGTGATCCCAGCGGTATGGAGACCAAGGCCAAATACAACCCATCAAGTGGCACCTTCACCATCAGTGGAGCCAAGACCTG GATCACAAATTCCCCCGTGGCAGACATCGCAGTGGTGTGGGCAAAGTGTGAGGATGGCAGGGTGCGAGGTTTCATCTTGGAGCGTGGAATGAAGGGTTTTGCCACCCCCAAGATTGAGGGCAAGTTCTCGCTGAGGGCGTCCGCCACTGGCATGATCCTGATGGATGAAGTGGAAGTTCCCCAGGAGAACCTGCTGCCCAACGTCTCTGGTCTCGCT GGTCCCTTTGGTTGTCTGAACAACGCCCGGTATGGCATCGCCTGGGGAGCTCTGGGAGCTGCTGAATTCTGCTTCCACGCTGCCCGTCAGTACACTCTGGACAG AATCCAGTTTGGGGTGCCACTGGCCAGGAACCAGCTGATGCAGAAGAAAATGGCTGACATGCTGACAGAGATCACCATTGGGCTGCAGTCATGTCTTTCCCTGGGAAGACTTATCGATGAGAAGAA AGCAGCACCAGAGATGATCTCCATGCTGAAGAGGAATAGCTGTGGCAAATCTTTGGATATTGCCAGGCAGGCAAGAGACATGCTGGGAGGAAATGGCATCGCAGATGAGTACCACATTATCCGTCACGTCATGAACCTGGAAGCCGTCAACACATACGAGG gaacTCATGACATTCATGCCTTGATCCTGGGCCGAGCAATCACTGGACTGCAGTCTTTCACTGTTGGAAAGTAA
- the syce2 gene encoding synaptonemal complex central element protein 2, whose amino-acid sequence MDFSLDELPSSSHSTPKSRHEDSEMPEDHDSSRGMSSSLSITDIQENICSSIDDIRGRVQDLVEEINDSRTSDQKVMDSFEEKLMKKVPEMCQQMKEHMYTVYEENSNKMEVKLQELFEVLERCTKLNTELMEATQALAGLREDLDISQTSEP is encoded by the exons ATGGATTTTTCCTTAGATGAGCTGCCGTCCTCTTCACACTCCACTCCCAAGAGCCGCCATGAAGACTCAGAGATG CCAGAAGACCATGATTCATCAAGAGGGATGTCCTCAAGCCTGAGCATTACTGACATCCAAGAGAATATCTG CTCTAGCATTGATGATATCCGTGGAAGAGTGCAGGATCTGGTAGAAGAGATTAACGACAGCCGCACCAGTGACCAGAAAGTGATGGACAGCTTTGAGGAGAAGTTAATGAAAAAG GTGCCAGAGATGTGCCAGCAGATGAAGGAGCACATGTACACGGTGTATGAGGAGAACAGTAATAAGATGGAGGTGAAGCTGCAGGAGTTGTTCGAGGTGCTGGAGAGGTGCACTAAGCTCAACACGGAGCTCATGGAGGCCACCCAGGCGCTGGCAGGTCTCAGAGAGGACCTGGACATCAGCCAGACATCAGAACCCTGA
- the acp5a gene encoding tartrate-resistant acid phosphatase type 5a: MALTLVSILIAAIPVAYCYPTAFQDLEGLSKNRTSIKFLAVGDWGGVPYPPYITAVQKTTAREMSKVAEQMGADFVLALGDNFYYRGVDSVDSPRFKDTFESVYTAKSLKVPWYVLAGNHDHAGNVKAQIEYSKKSDRWKFPAYYYELNFHIPNTGKTLTIIMLDTIMLCGNSDDFVDEKPRGPLSAVDANRQLTWLQERLARSTADFLLVAGHYPVWSVSEHGPTQCLLQRLHPLLNKYKATAYLCGHDHNLQYIEESDVGYVVSGAGNFLDPDVRHWNHVPKGSVKFFTGQASTLGGFVHAEVTENKMIVTFFQAKGTSLYRTVLSQRSFE; the protein is encoded by the exons ATGGCACTTACACTGGTATCCATCTTAATTGCTGCCATCCCTGTGGCCTACTGCTATCCTACTGCCTTCCAAGACCTGGAGGGACTTAGCA AAAACAGAACCTCCATTAAGTTCCTGGCTGTAGGAGACTGGGGTGGAGTGCCTTACCCCCCCTACATCACCGCTGTGCAGAAGACTACAGCTCGAGAAATGAGCAAAGTAGCAGAGCAGATGGGAGCTGACTTTGTTCTGGCCCTTGGCGATAACTTCTACTACAGAGGTGTGGACAGTGTGGATTCTCCTCGCTTTAAG GACACTTTTGAGTCTGTGTACACCGCCAAGTCTCTCAAAGTCCCCTGGTATGTGCTTGCTGGCAATCATGACCACGCAGGGAACGTCAAAGCCCAGATCGAGTACAGCAAAAAATCTGACAGATG GAAATTCCCCGCTTACTATTACGAGCTGAACTTCCACATCCCCAACACCGGGAAGACATTGACCATCATCATGCTCGACACCATCATGCTGTGCGGCAACTCTGACGACTTTGTGGACGAGAAGCCCAGAGGCCCCCTGAGTGCTGTGGATGCCAACCGTCAGCTGACCTGGCTACAAGAGAGACTGGCTCGGTCCACGGCAGACTTCCTGTTGGTGGCCGGACACTACCCTGTGTGGTCTGTGTCTGAACATGGCCCTACACAGTGCCTTCTGCAGAGGCTTCATCCTCTGCTCAACAAATACAAAGCCACTGCGTACCTCTGCGGTCACGACCACAATCTGCAG taCATTGAAGAGTCTGATGTGGGCTACGTGGTGAGCGGTGCTGGAAACTTCCTGGATCCAGATGTCCGTCACTGGAACCATGTTCCCAAAGGTTCTGTGAAGTTCTTCACTGGCCAAGCTTCAACACTGGGAGGCTTCGTCCATGCAGAGGTCACAGAGAACAAGATGATCGTGACGTTCTTCCAGGCTAAAGGCACGTCTCTCTACCGCACCGTCCTCTCCCAAAGGAGCTTTGAGTAG